One segment of Alistipes finegoldii DSM 17242 DNA contains the following:
- a CDS encoding SusC/RagA family TonB-linked outer membrane protein has product MKQLYFMLCMALMLLYGMPASAQTSHGISGKVTDQTGNGIAGASVIVKGTTTGTSTGSDGSYSLNVKDGNATLVCSFIGMKSAEAAVNGRTEVNFALEADAIGLEEVIAIGYGTIRKEEITSSITRVSSDEFLQGSVSNPLQLLQGKVAGLGISKTSGNPSGELSIMLRGISTLAASSAPLIVIDGVAGGSLNAISPEDIESIDVLKDGSAAAIYGTRGTNGVIIINTKRPQSGRVALEYKGYVTIDQMLDETSDYPDATELRSLKSRLAKEDSRFDLINDFKGDTDWVREITRTPVSQTHYVSLQGGNARTNYLASVTYNDKQGIYKGSFDESLTAKLSINHAMFDDRFKIALNVSNKIVTQGIVPDDLYMQALSRNPTIPVYNADGSYYENSNGANPVGLLKEQNTENKYDQLMMSGRISVEPVKDLTISATGIYMGDFNDYAYSTTQKHYSSTMGSTQGQARLSGGHGEDKTLELQADYSRKFGRHTLQATVGYSYNDYIHQSSEMYAYDFPIDGFGAWNIGSANSTLDGTSKLTSYKYRIKLIGFYGRVNYNFDNKYLFMASLRHEGSDKFGKNNRWGTFPAVSAGWRITQEKFMRDAYWVSDLKLRVGYGITGTAPSSPYQYVPLYNFSTAYMGYDGGKWVNGIVPTNNANDDLKWERKKELNVGLDFALFNSRFRGSIDFYNRRTDDLLYTYTVPTPPNITNSILANVGSMRNQGVEVMLSGDLISRKDMALTLSGNFSYNKNKLISLSNDRYTMEYLTLGSTGEPMQTYTHRLEDG; this is encoded by the coding sequence ATGAAACAACTCTATTTCATGTTATGCATGGCTCTGATGCTGCTGTACGGCATGCCGGCATCTGCTCAAACGAGTCACGGCATTTCCGGAAAAGTGACCGATCAGACCGGAAACGGAATTGCCGGGGCATCGGTCATCGTCAAGGGAACTACGACCGGGACCTCGACCGGCAGCGACGGCAGTTACTCGCTGAACGTAAAGGACGGAAATGCAACGCTCGTGTGTTCCTTTATCGGCATGAAGAGTGCAGAAGCCGCTGTAAATGGCCGGACAGAGGTGAACTTCGCACTCGAAGCCGATGCCATCGGCCTTGAGGAAGTGATTGCGATCGGTTACGGCACGATCCGCAAAGAGGAGATCACCAGTTCAATCACCCGAGTGTCATCCGATGAATTTTTACAAGGAAGCGTCAGCAATCCGCTTCAACTGCTTCAGGGAAAAGTCGCCGGTCTGGGTATTTCCAAAACATCGGGCAATCCCAGCGGCGAGCTGAGCATCATGTTGCGCGGTATTTCGACGCTGGCAGCCTCTTCGGCTCCGCTTATCGTGATCGACGGGGTGGCCGGAGGGTCCCTCAACGCCATTTCACCGGAAGACATTGAATCCATCGATGTCTTGAAGGATGGTTCGGCCGCTGCCATCTACGGTACGCGCGGAACGAACGGCGTGATTATCATCAATACCAAACGGCCGCAGTCGGGACGAGTCGCGTTGGAATACAAAGGCTATGTCACCATCGACCAAATGCTCGATGAGACCTCCGACTATCCGGATGCCACGGAACTCCGCAGTCTGAAATCCCGGCTTGCGAAAGAGGATTCCCGCTTCGACCTGATCAACGATTTCAAGGGCGACACGGACTGGGTCCGGGAGATTACCCGCACGCCCGTCAGTCAGACGCACTATGTTTCGCTGCAAGGCGGAAATGCCCGGACGAATTACCTCGCTTCGGTAACCTACAACGACAAACAAGGTATCTACAAGGGCTCTTTCGACGAGTCGTTGACCGCCAAACTCAGCATCAACCACGCAATGTTCGACGACCGGTTCAAGATCGCCCTGAATGTCAGCAATAAAATCGTAACGCAGGGTATCGTTCCGGACGATCTCTATATGCAGGCGCTCAGCCGGAACCCGACCATCCCGGTCTACAACGCCGACGGCTCCTATTATGAAAACAGCAACGGTGCCAACCCGGTAGGCTTACTGAAAGAACAGAACACCGAAAACAAGTACGACCAGCTGATGATGTCGGGACGGATTTCGGTCGAACCGGTCAAGGACCTGACGATCAGTGCAACGGGTATCTACATGGGCGACTTCAACGATTACGCTTACAGCACGACCCAAAAGCATTATTCATCGACGATGGGCAGCACGCAGGGACAGGCGCGACTCTCCGGGGGCCACGGCGAGGACAAGACACTCGAATTACAGGCCGACTATTCGCGCAAATTCGGCCGCCATACGCTGCAGGCAACCGTCGGATACAGTTACAATGACTATATCCACCAATCTTCCGAAATGTATGCCTACGATTTCCCAATTGACGGATTCGGCGCATGGAATATCGGTTCGGCGAATTCGACGCTCGATGGCACCTCGAAGCTGACCAGCTATAAGTACCGGATCAAGCTGATCGGTTTCTACGGCCGAGTGAACTATAATTTCGACAATAAATACCTTTTTATGGCCAGCCTGCGCCATGAGGGAAGCGATAAGTTCGGAAAGAACAACCGTTGGGGTACTTTTCCGGCCGTAAGTGCCGGCTGGCGGATTACACAGGAAAAGTTCATGCGGGATGCATATTGGGTTTCCGATCTCAAATTACGGGTCGGATACGGCATAACCGGCACCGCTCCCTCATCGCCCTACCAATATGTCCCGCTATACAATTTCAGTACGGCATACATGGGGTATGACGGAGGTAAATGGGTGAATGGTATCGTGCCGACGAACAATGCCAACGACGATCTGAAATGGGAGCGCAAAAAGGAACTTAACGTCGGACTGGATTTCGCTCTTTTCAACAGTCGGTTCCGGGGCAGTATCGATTTTTACAACCGGCGCACCGATGACCTGCTCTACACCTACACGGTTCCGACACCGCCCAATATTACCAATTCGATTCTGGCCAACGTGGGTTCGATGCGCAACCAAGGTGTCGAGGTGATGCTTTCAGGCGACCTGATCTCCCGCAAAGACATGGCATTGACCCTCAGCGGAAACTTCTCCTACAACAAAAACAAACTGATTTCGCTCTCCAACGACAGGTATACAATGGAATATCTGACACTCGGCTCGACCGGAGAACCCATGCAAACTTACACGCACCGGCTCGAAGATGGCTGA
- a CDS encoding carbohydrate-binding protein has translation MYKTILPLISYILFACTPHGRENLLADGGFEESAKMWDIGKSELTSEAHAGEFACALYVETPRYIPVWSDICIQKIIVMPGKEYRLSAFARMSLPPLTNGVYIGVRRPDGSVLKDRLFLLSGRDWTRMALDFDSGEEQELTVFCGVWTDRNSTYFVDDFSLNMIK, from the coding sequence ATGTACAAGACCATTTTGCCGCTGATAAGTTATATTCTGTTCGCCTGCACTCCGCACGGCCGGGAAAACCTGCTCGCCGACGGCGGATTCGAAGAGTCTGCGAAGATGTGGGACATCGGTAAGTCCGAATTGACATCCGAGGCACATGCGGGAGAGTTTGCCTGCGCCTTGTATGTCGAAACACCCCGTTATATACCCGTCTGGTCCGACATCTGCATACAGAAAATAATAGTGATGCCCGGAAAGGAATACCGGCTTTCCGCATTCGCCCGCATGTCCCTGCCCCCGTTGACGAACGGCGTGTATATCGGTGTACGCCGGCCCGACGGCAGTGTTTTGAAAGACAGGCTGTTCCTGCTGTCCGGCAGAGATTGGACCCGAATGGCGCTGGATTTCGATTCCGGCGAGGAGCAGGAACTCACTGTTTTCTGCGGTGTCTGGACAGACCGGAATTCAACCTATTTCGTCGATGATTTCAGCCTGAATATGATAAAATAA
- a CDS encoding RagB/SusD family nutrient uptake outer membrane protein, with translation MKRKTIHLFGACALLLASCTNLDPDIYSDMTIDKILEDSEQSSAYLLTPMYGQMRWFNEDRSIWDLTELGTDAWVIPTNSDGGWYDGGIWLRLDNHEWKSTDPHFSTCWSHLWYGITTCCNRVLHQFEEAGLELDEQTLAEVRAVRAFYYYYLLSLFGNVPIMETYDVPKDYMPTTRDRKEVYDFVVRELRESMDKLPEEQRYSRFNKWAAKHLLAKVYLNAESWLGSEYAAKRDSTLILCNEIIGSAKYQLDDSFSNIFSLQSETSPEIIFAVPYDETTGSPIFHCIYAKTQHWACKPIYNAGSGGYNGLRAVPSYVKETFDATDPDHYNDKRYRQSYCMGQQYDYLTKQPLYFTDGVTPFNYVNEIASIDAAREFDGYRFGKYEVKIGQKWETDQDWVVFRFGETLMMKAECMLRDGDAQGAADIVNEVRRRSFDPSLPRSVRKLTAEQLSALTVVDGVSVPYGEFLKELGREFTGEGMRREQLIRWNLYVNGSWTFHTPKQKKYLELYPIPSSELLSNINLRQNDGYSY, from the coding sequence ATGAAACGAAAAACAATACATCTGTTCGGCGCATGCGCACTTCTGCTGGCTTCATGCACGAATCTCGATCCGGATATTTACAGCGATATGACAATCGACAAGATTCTGGAGGACAGTGAACAGAGCTCGGCCTACCTGCTGACACCCATGTACGGGCAGATGCGCTGGTTCAACGAGGACCGCAGCATCTGGGACCTGACCGAGCTCGGAACCGATGCATGGGTCATTCCGACCAATTCGGACGGAGGCTGGTATGACGGCGGTATCTGGCTGCGGCTGGACAATCACGAATGGAAATCGACCGACCCCCATTTCAGTACTTGTTGGAGCCACTTGTGGTATGGCATTACGACCTGCTGCAACCGGGTGCTGCATCAGTTCGAAGAGGCCGGGCTGGAGCTCGACGAGCAAACGCTGGCGGAGGTTCGTGCCGTGCGTGCATTCTATTATTATTACCTGCTGTCTCTTTTCGGGAATGTGCCGATCATGGAGACCTACGACGTGCCGAAAGATTATATGCCGACGACGCGCGACCGGAAAGAGGTGTATGATTTCGTCGTGCGGGAACTGCGCGAGAGCATGGACAAACTGCCCGAAGAACAGCGGTACAGTCGTTTTAACAAGTGGGCAGCCAAGCATCTGCTGGCAAAGGTATATCTGAATGCCGAATCGTGGCTCGGCAGCGAATATGCCGCCAAGCGCGACAGTACGCTCATCCTTTGCAACGAGATAATCGGGTCTGCGAAATACCAGCTCGACGACAGCTTTTCCAATATTTTCAGTCTGCAAAGCGAAACGTCGCCCGAAATCATTTTTGCGGTGCCGTATGATGAAACGACGGGATCGCCGATTTTCCACTGCATCTATGCCAAAACCCAGCACTGGGCCTGCAAACCGATCTACAACGCGGGTTCGGGCGGTTACAATGGACTGCGTGCCGTGCCTTCGTACGTAAAAGAGACGTTCGATGCCACCGATCCCGATCATTACAATGACAAACGTTACAGGCAGAGTTACTGCATGGGGCAACAGTACGACTACCTCACCAAGCAGCCGCTCTATTTTACTGACGGTGTGACACCCTTCAATTATGTCAACGAAATCGCCTCGATCGACGCCGCCCGTGAATTCGACGGCTACCGCTTCGGAAAGTACGAGGTCAAAATCGGCCAGAAATGGGAGACCGATCAGGACTGGGTCGTGTTCCGCTTCGGGGAGACCCTGATGATGAAAGCCGAATGTATGCTTCGTGACGGGGATGCACAGGGAGCCGCTGACATCGTGAACGAGGTGCGCAGACGCAGTTTCGATCCGTCTCTGCCCCGATCCGTGCGTAAGCTGACGGCCGAGCAGTTGTCCGCCTTGACAGTCGTTGACGGCGTATCCGTGCCTTACGGCGAATTCCTGAAAGAGCTCGGACGCGAGTTCACGGGCGAAGGAATGCGGCGCGAGCAGCTGATCCGGTGGAATCTCTATGTAAACGGAAGCTGGACATTCCACACGCCCAAGCAGAAGAAATATCTCGAATTGTATCCGATACCCTCTTCCGAACTGCTTTCCAACATTAACCTTCGTCAAAATGATGGATATTCTTATTAA
- a CDS encoding DUF4185 domain-containing protein → MFGSDAGRSTPKIYVARIKSDGDIATAANWTYWDGTDWVAGDPESAAAITYGNASEMCVAYNATHKRYIMIYRSGTTGGLVYRDAGSPEGDWSGEKLLALDNANQGGWFSPSVYPYSSGDNMYFIVSQL, encoded by the coding sequence ATGTTCGGTTCGGACGCAGGCCGTTCCACGCCCAAGATATACGTCGCGCGCATCAAAAGCGACGGTGATATTGCAACTGCAGCCAACTGGACCTATTGGGACGGCACCGACTGGGTGGCGGGAGACCCAGAATCAGCGGCGGCGATCACCTATGGCAATGCATCCGAAATGTGTGTAGCCTATAATGCGACTCACAAACGCTATATTATGATTTACCGTTCGGGGACGACGGGCGGTCTGGTCTACCGCGATGCCGGTTCTCCCGAAGGCGACTGGTCGGGTGAAAAACTGCTGGCGCTCGATAATGCTAATCAGGGAGGCTGGTTCTCACCGTCCGTTTATCCCTACTCGTCGGGCGACAATATGTACTTTATCGTTTCGCAACTGTAA
- a CDS encoding DUF4185 domain-containing protein codes for MLFLIAAIFLLPGCSSASDTEIPDPEPPGPEPLETGTLLPDNITLVARVTGRSESGETIPNPNRTDARFNIGRTDYNNMWDAGNGTVMCAFGDNFDYGGGNWKSNAIALSSDRDLTDGLYYSGMLMDGNAVKEIVVSRAKTGQYPDGSEYEVTCIPTGGIAVGTRQYLNYMSIHDWTPTGDNDYWSVNYSEIVYSDNYGTAWTRSGVKWNADSNFTQVAYLKENGLIYMYGTHSGRYGNVYLARVSETKLLDKSAYEYWTGGGWERNEQAAEPVARGTASEMTVAYNSRYKRYMMMYLSVNQRAVVYRDAPSPEGDWSGEKIIMYEDGNALYAPYIHPWFNEDDELWFVISHAVPTWNVFLMRADLNWDQAGINLLAEGGFEEHPTQALSYKTMWHVNAAALTSRDAHSGKIACRFSNTNSGQWQDVCTQTVSLQQNADYSIECWVKSEEVLPEGAYVGVRLTDGTIHDITGTAQAGEWTRFGCEFNAGQAVSADVFFGVWGAPEMTLTVDDICLKPVKTE; via the coding sequence ATGTTGTTCCTGATTGCCGCCATATTTCTGCTGCCGGGTTGCTCGTCGGCATCCGATACGGAGATTCCCGATCCGGAACCGCCGGGACCGGAACCTCTCGAAACAGGGACGCTGCTGCCGGATAACATAACGCTCGTGGCGCGCGTCACCGGACGTTCGGAAAGCGGAGAAACGATTCCCAATCCCAACCGAACGGACGCCCGGTTCAATATCGGCCGTACCGATTACAACAATATGTGGGATGCCGGCAACGGGACGGTCATGTGCGCATTCGGCGATAATTTCGACTACGGAGGCGGCAACTGGAAATCGAACGCCATCGCACTCTCTTCGGATCGTGACTTGACGGACGGGCTTTATTATTCGGGAATGCTGATGGATGGCAATGCCGTAAAGGAGATCGTCGTCTCGCGGGCCAAAACCGGGCAATATCCCGATGGTTCGGAATACGAAGTGACCTGCATTCCTACGGGCGGCATTGCGGTCGGCACCCGTCAGTACCTGAACTACATGAGTATCCATGACTGGACTCCTACGGGTGATAACGATTACTGGTCGGTGAATTACAGCGAAATCGTTTACTCGGATAATTATGGGACAGCATGGACCCGTTCGGGCGTCAAATGGAATGCCGACAGCAACTTCACGCAGGTCGCCTATCTGAAGGAAAACGGGTTGATATATATGTACGGCACACATTCGGGACGTTACGGCAACGTCTATCTGGCGCGTGTCAGCGAAACGAAGCTTCTCGACAAATCGGCCTACGAATACTGGACCGGCGGCGGCTGGGAGCGCAACGAACAGGCGGCGGAGCCAGTCGCACGGGGAACGGCGTCTGAAATGACCGTTGCATACAACAGCCGTTACAAACGGTATATGATGATGTATCTGTCAGTCAATCAGCGGGCCGTCGTTTACCGGGACGCACCCTCTCCCGAAGGAGATTGGTCGGGCGAGAAGATCATCATGTATGAGGATGGCAATGCGCTTTATGCTCCCTATATTCACCCGTGGTTCAACGAAGACGACGAATTGTGGTTTGTCATCTCTCATGCCGTGCCTACATGGAACGTTTTCCTGATGCGTGCCGACCTCAACTGGGATCAGGCGGGGATCAATCTGCTTGCAGAAGGAGGTTTCGAGGAGCACCCGACTCAGGCGTTGAGCTACAAGACGATGTGGCATGTGAATGCGGCGGCCCTCACTTCGCGCGATGCGCACAGCGGCAAGATCGCCTGCCGTTTCTCGAATACGAATTCCGGCCAGTGGCAGGACGTATGCACTCAGACGGTATCCTTGCAGCAGAATGCCGATTACTCGATCGAGTGCTGGGTGAAATCCGAAGAGGTGCTTCCTGAGGGTGCCTATGTCGGAGTCCGATTGACCGACGGAACAATCCATGACATAACGGGCACAGCCCAAGCCGGCGAATGGACACGCTTCGGTTGTGAATTCAATGCCGGTCAGGCTGTAAGTGCCGATGTCTTTTTCGGAGTTTGGGGCGCTCCCGAAATGACGCTCACCGTGGACGATATTTGCCTGAAACCCGTAAAAACAGAATAA
- a CDS encoding DUF4185 domain-containing protein produces the protein MLLLLSAAFAAGCADDKEEGGNDIKLNPDPTQLSNITLMKATFAADEFNMISEPGFELFPDEAIDYRSLWYFEGAYKEPSLVSKHTQTHGGQVALKLENPNDGSWCDACLQSIALKKGKDYTFSCFGQASWAGMNAFTGVRLEGGPIYDGQAGDWNPDVWTEFTKEFNSGDYTQGNVFCGAWGYPGVWVALDDFRLVPTGTTQTSTKLGTCLTTGTVSNASFTDISFAGKAVIWAGPNNTVSMALADVSAGGKHYANAFALSNDMNPADGFYIAQVSPGNDGIVPILEPSGDGETACVPTAGVTVNGKQYIHYYSFKSLDPEDSDAWTANFSGLLSSADGGKKAGPVRSAAVGAEPGILCRRHSI, from the coding sequence ATGTTACTTTTGCTGTCCGCCGCATTCGCTGCCGGATGTGCCGACGATAAAGAGGAGGGCGGCAACGACATCAAGCTTAATCCCGATCCGACGCAGCTTTCGAACATCACCCTGATGAAAGCCACGTTCGCGGCGGACGAATTCAATATGATTTCCGAGCCCGGTTTCGAGCTTTTCCCCGATGAAGCAATCGACTACCGTTCACTCTGGTATTTCGAAGGAGCGTACAAGGAGCCTTCGCTGGTGTCGAAACACACGCAGACACACGGCGGTCAGGTCGCTTTGAAGCTTGAAAACCCCAACGACGGCAGCTGGTGCGATGCCTGCTTGCAGTCGATCGCACTCAAAAAGGGCAAGGATTACACCTTCTCCTGCTTCGGACAGGCTTCGTGGGCCGGAATGAACGCCTTTACGGGCGTCCGGCTGGAAGGCGGCCCGATCTATGACGGACAGGCCGGCGATTGGAATCCCGACGTATGGACCGAATTCACCAAGGAGTTCAATTCCGGCGACTATACACAGGGTAATGTCTTTTGCGGAGCATGGGGCTATCCCGGAGTATGGGTCGCATTGGACGATTTCAGACTCGTTCCGACCGGCACCACCCAGACCTCGACCAAATTGGGTACCTGCCTGACGACGGGCACTGTCTCGAATGCCTCGTTTACGGATATTTCGTTTGCGGGTAAAGCCGTCATCTGGGCCGGACCGAACAATACGGTTTCCATGGCGCTGGCCGATGTTTCGGCCGGGGGTAAGCATTACGCAAACGCATTCGCATTGTCGAACGATATGAATCCCGCTGATGGATTCTATATCGCGCAGGTTTCGCCCGGCAACGACGGTATCGTTCCTATTCTCGAACCGTCGGGAGACGGTGAAACCGCCTGTGTTCCGACGGCCGGTGTGACCGTCAACGGCAAACAGTATATCCATTATTATTCGTTCAAGTCGCTCGATCCCGAAGACAGCGACGCATGGACGGCAAACTTTTCCGGGTTGTTGTCATCGGCAGACGGCGGTAAAAAAGCTGGACCCGTGAGATCCGCGGCCGTTGGAGCGGAGCCGGGCATTTTGTGCAGGCGGCATTCTATTTGA